The following coding sequences are from one Paraburkholderia caballeronis window:
- a CDS encoding ABC transporter ATP-binding protein, with protein sequence MAAVQLNGIFKRYGDTQVVHGVDLDIDDGEFVVLVGPSGCGKTTLMRMIAGLEEISGGDLTIGGTRANGLPPQQRNVSMVFQSYALYPHLSVYDNIAFGPRIRKERSETFKPRIEAAAKMLNLSNYLERLPRALSGGQRQRVAMGRAVVREPALFLFDEPLSNLDAKLRVQMRTEIKALHQRLRNTVVYVTHDQIEAMTMADRIVVMNAGRIEQIGRPLELYDRPGNLFVASFLGSPSMNFAAGEAMSDARGLALVLPDGVRIPLPEGAAPAGARVTLGIRPEHVVAGGDVPFGVDVIEPTGAETHLYGKIGGESWCVTTRERPAIEPGQRMMLGLPAAHLHLFDTDSGKRLETKHEAGPEAGPEARPEARLQ encoded by the coding sequence ATGGCAGCGGTACAACTGAACGGCATTTTCAAACGCTATGGCGACACCCAGGTCGTGCACGGCGTCGACCTCGACATCGACGACGGCGAGTTCGTCGTGCTGGTCGGCCCGTCCGGCTGCGGCAAGACCACGCTGATGCGGATGATCGCGGGGCTGGAGGAGATCAGCGGCGGCGACCTGACGATCGGCGGCACGCGCGCGAACGGGCTGCCGCCGCAGCAGCGCAACGTGTCGATGGTGTTCCAGAGCTACGCGCTGTATCCGCACCTGTCGGTGTACGACAACATCGCGTTCGGCCCGCGCATCCGCAAGGAGCGCAGCGAGACGTTCAAGCCGCGCATCGAGGCCGCCGCGAAGATGCTGAACCTGTCGAACTACCTGGAGCGGCTGCCGCGCGCGCTGTCCGGCGGCCAGCGGCAGCGCGTCGCGATGGGCCGCGCGGTGGTGCGCGAGCCGGCGCTGTTCCTGTTCGACGAGCCGCTGTCGAACCTCGACGCGAAGCTGCGCGTGCAGATGCGCACCGAGATCAAGGCGCTGCATCAGCGGCTGCGCAACACCGTCGTCTACGTGACGCACGACCAGATCGAGGCGATGACGATGGCCGACCGCATCGTCGTGATGAACGCGGGCCGCATCGAACAGATCGGCCGGCCGCTCGAACTGTACGACCGGCCCGGCAACCTGTTCGTCGCGAGCTTTCTCGGCTCGCCGTCGATGAACTTCGCGGCGGGCGAGGCGATGAGCGACGCGCGCGGCCTCGCGCTCGTGCTGCCCGACGGCGTGCGCATTCCGCTGCCGGAGGGAGCGGCGCCGGCCGGCGCGCGCGTGACCCTCGGCATCCGGCCCGAGCACGTCGTCGCGGGCGGCGACGTGCCGTTCGGCGTCGACGTGATCGAGCCGACTGGCGCGGAGACGCACCTGTACGGGAAAATAGGCGGCGAAAGCTGGTGCGTGACGACCCGCGAGCGCCCGGCGATCGAGCCGGGGCAGCGTATGATGCTCGGCCTGCCGGCGGCGCACCTGCACCTGTTCGACACCGACAGCGGAAAGCGGCTCGAAACGAAGCACGAAGCGGGGCCCGAAGCGGGGCCCGAAGCGCGGCCCGAAGCGCGGCTCCAATGA